A region of the Ranitomeya variabilis isolate aRanVar5 chromosome 5, aRanVar5.hap1, whole genome shotgun sequence genome:
TTTCCCTTAAAGTTTTTAAGCCAGAAGACCAGAGGACATATGGTTTTGCTACATTCCCACATGTTTCCAGACAGGGTTATAGAGGTCAGCGATATCCAAGCGTTTATGGTTTCCTGGGTGACATTGGTGAGCTTGTTGGAATCCAGATTGAGTTTTTGTAGATTGGGGAGACATTGGAAGGTGCCAGGTTCAATGTTCTGTATATCATTTCCTGACAGGTCAAGGTTGTGCAGAGCACTCCAAGTCCAAGTTAATCCTTGGCTAATAGACTTGATCCTATTCCACTGCAGAAATAGTGAATGCAGGTTGGATAGGCGAGGAAAGTGAGCAAAGTTCACCTTAGAGAACTGATTATGCTCCAGGTGGAGCTCCTTCAGCTTCAGGAGACCAGCAAAGGCATTGCGAGACAAACTCCTGAGCCTATTGTATCCTACATCCAAAAATTCCATGTTGCGGCAGTCCTGAAATACCCTAACTGGCACAGTTTTCAGAGAGTTGGAACGCAGATGCAAACTCAAAAGCTTACGAAGACCTTTGAACTGTTCAGATTGCAGCATCTGAAGCTTGTTATAGGATAGATCCAAATTTCTGAGATTAGGGACTGGATGAAAGGTGGCATTGGCCAGATTGGTAATTTTGTTGGAACTCAATATAAGCTCTTTCAGCCTTctgataccctggaaggcatcctcATCCACCGAGCTGATATAATTGTGATCAAGATAAAGCCAGACCAGCTGGTTAAGGCCAGAGAACTGGTTCGACTTCAACTTTTGGATACTGTTGTAACGCAAAGACAATCCCTGTGAACCACCTGAAATATTCTGCGGGATGTCTCTGAAGGCATGGGACTCACAGTACACAATCTTTCCATCACACCGGCAGTTCTTTGGACAAGCTTTCTGTGCCCCCACAACAATCACTATGAGAAGAACAGGCAGCAGGACCAGTGATAAACTCATGCCTTTTAGTTGATTCATCGGTTGCAACCCTGCAAAAATGGAAAGATACAAGGGATTGAAATCACGTAAAAGAGGACGAAAGTAATAAACCCCCCTGCAGATATCATAAATCCAACCACATCACCAAAAAAAGTCTTCTCATCTTCCGAATGAGAAGATCAGAAGGCATGATATCATGCAACCTATTAGACGTCTTTGTATTTAATTTAGACTGCACCATCCTTATTCCTAAAAACAGCCCTGATATTGCATTTCTGAATAAGTGAAAATTAGTTCTTAtttaaacattaaaaaataaaaaagatgtaaAATTGATCCCATCTGATGAATGCTCGTCAAACTACGTAATTGGTCATGTCTACATGTCAATCCTCATGAGCACATACATGTACGTCGTGGTCTTGCCAATCTGCAGTATGTTTATTCAACTAACCCCTGGTAGTTAAGATGAGTTGACTGAGTGGTTTGTCTCTCGCTGCAAGAGGACCGTAGACAATAAGGAAAGAGGGGATAGGGTTAAGACTGAATGAATTGTCCTTTTTTTCCTGAATGCTACTCCTAGTGGCTGGAATTTAATTAAAGCGATGCAGTGTTTGCATATCGTTCCTTTTATTAAGCGGTCTATACAGGTAGTGGTGGGGGAGCCGATGGTTAAATAGGGCTTTAACCCATTTTGGGCTACTACTATATATAAATATCTATCCAGGCGCTTATTCTGTCCCCCGTGTTCCATTCTTTTAACCCTTCCGTCCATTGGCTTTAAGAGTGAAGAGCATATCTGACCTTGCTAATTCTGCTGGTCACAAGTGGAACAGGATCAAAAATGTAGTCACAAGTGGAACAGGACCAGAAATTTGATGAGACAAGCTAGTGGATGGGATCAGTGGAAAAAAATTGCAGAGAGGAGAGGTTAAATATTAGAAGGGTTGCGGACTAAGAGATTTGAGATGTGGAGACATTTTTTTGGGTGGGAGGTAGGGGTTTGGATATAATGATATAACGCAGTTATTATCTCATTTTGGATATTTCTTTTCGAGAGGCCATAGTGGGAAGGGAACAGGTTAAAATGTTAAAAACCCAGCTGGCATTTCCTCCTTGTGTCTGCTACTAAGGAGCATTCTCTATGCGATGAATGCATCAGATTCAGGAGCTGGGGATGAATCCGTTGGCTCTGTGGAAAAAAGCCTGAACATGGTATATCCTCTCCGACTGTCATACACTGGAGTCATAGCCTTGGGTCTAGCTGTAAGGCTGTGCATGGAAGGAGAACCACGCCACGCTAACCAACATGGCACAATGTGCAACTTCCACCCTAAGCCTTTGTCCGAGGGGATCAAGTTGAAACAACAGTCAGTGACACGAAATGAATAATTAGAGTGATAATGTAGTAACGGCTGGCTATAACGGAGGTGGGGTGGTCAATACAGGTGGTCATCGAAATGGAGTGGTCCATACAGGTAGTCATTAAATAATAGCAGGCAGCGTAGGGTAGATATTGATGCACCTGCAGATGCCTACAGGTGTATACTGCTAGAAATGGATGTCTCTATGTATAAATGTTCCATAGGACAGGAGAAATGCAGGCAAGTAAATGATGTATGTGTCCATGTATGTCTGTAGGAATGTATGGGTCTGTCTCCAGGTATTACATTGTGCTTGCATTGGTGCATGAGCTGAGCATCACCTTGCGTGTTTTATTCATGCTAATTCCAGCCTTTAATACCAGACTTGGGGAGCTTTCCTGCAGACATACATGACTGGTCCTTGTGAGCATCAAGCCAGAAACTTCACTTACCCATCCTCTGTCTCCCAGCGATTCCTTCGTCCTTTTTCTCAGGGATTGTCTGTGGGAaatgtttcccttttttttttccgcCTGTTAATTATGAAGCAGCAGTTCCTTCATGGTCCATACAGGTCTCTGTGTCAAACCATCCTGTTGCCAGACTCAACCGCCCCCCCTCccttctgtatatatgtatatagggtATATTTGACGGCAAAGTTTATCTCCTTGTTTTCTTCATAGGCTTGGATTTGAGGAGTAGGTGAATCTGTAGCTTAGATCAAAAAGGGAATCCGGCTATATGGATCCAACATCAAGTGGAGGTTACAGCCTGCAAGGGAAGGTAGAGAACTTCTGTGCAAAATCTTTGCAATACCTAACCAGCCTTGCCCACCACCGCCTGCCATCCTTAGATGTCCACCCTTAGTGCCATCTCCTCCTTGGTGCTGTCATATGCCATGAAGCCTGCAATGGGGATGTCTTGAAGCCCAAGTTTAGACCAAGTGTCGCCTGCTTTTTCGATATAGCTGTGAAGGTTTCAACTGCTATGTAGCTGTGTTGGAAAGCAGCTGGGAttcaggaggttttttttttttcccagagacTGCTGATGCTCAGAAGCTTGCCTTTCCTGCCTAAGCATCAGCtatagagtgacccctgctggatAAATTAGAGGAGACAGAGAAAAGCCACAGCAAGCCGGGGCTGTCATTGCAATGCAGTGCAGGCTCTCTTACTCCCTCACCAAATACAATTAACTCCCTCGCCTCTGAGAGCCATTTGTGCATTTGATGAATGGATTATACGTCACAGGTTCTGACCGAATTCAACCACAGCCTCGTCGGTGGGACTGTGCGCCAGACATGCGTTATCTTGTTAAAAATCCATATAAATAATTCATGTGTTATAACGCCGTAGACGAAAGAGGCTAGTGGTGCGTAATGCAACGCAGATGGCAGTTTTCAAGTCAATCTTTATTACATCGAGCCATTCGT
Encoded here:
- the LRRTM4 gene encoding leucine-rich repeat transmembrane neuronal protein 4 isoform X2, with product MGLQPMNQLKGMSLSLVLLPVLLIVIVVGAQKACPKNCRCDGKIVYCESHAFRDIPQNISGGSQGLSLRYNSIQKLKSNQFSGLNQLVWLYLDHNYISSVDEDAFQGIRRLKELILSSNKITNLANATFHPVPNLRNLDLSYNKLQMLQSEQFKGLRKLLSLHLRSNSLKTVPVRVFQDCRNMEFLDVGYNRLRSLSRNAFAGLLKLKELHLEHNQFSKVNFAHFPRLSNLHSLFLQWNRIKSISQGLTWTWSALHNLDLSGNDIQNIEPGTFQCLPNLQKLNLDSNKLTNVTQETINAWISLTSITLSGNMWECSKTICPLVFWLKNFKGNKESTMICAGPKHIQGEKVIDAVETYNICNETPVLVTERAYQTTKAPPKPQFVPKPTVYKLVSVPPTSFTPSPSPGLQTPMAEQEYEHVSFHKIIAGSVALFLSVAMILLVIYVSWKRYPASMKQLQQSSMMKRRRKKARESERQINSPLQEYYVDYKPSNTEPMDVLVNGSGPCTYTISGSRECEARYSQVSTVQASLC
- the LRRTM4 gene encoding leucine-rich repeat transmembrane neuronal protein 4 isoform X1, with amino-acid sequence MGLQPMNQLKGMSLSLVLLPVLLIVIVVGAQKACPKNCRCDGKIVYCESHAFRDIPQNISGGSQGLSLRYNSIQKLKSNQFSGLNQLVWLYLDHNYISSVDEDAFQGIRRLKELILSSNKITNLANATFHPVPNLRNLDLSYNKLQMLQSEQFKGLRKLLSLHLRSNSLKTVPVRVFQDCRNMEFLDVGYNRLRSLSRNAFAGLLKLKELHLEHNQFSKVNFAHFPRLSNLHSLFLQWNRIKSISQGLTWTWSALHNLDLSGNDIQNIEPGTFQCLPNLQKLNLDSNKLTNVTQETINAWISLTSITLSGNMWECSKTICPLVFWLKNFKGNKESTMICAGPKHIQGEKVIDAVETYNICNETPVLVTERAYQTTKAPPKPQFVPKPTVYKLVSVPPTSFTPSPSPGLQTPMAEQEYEHVSFHKIIAGSVALFLSVAMILLVIYVSWKRYPASMKQLQQSSMMKRRRKKARESERQINSPLQEYYVDYKPSNTEPMDVLVNGSGPCTYTISGSRECEIPRQIKTLPYYSYDQPMVGYCQTHKTLLVNKGYDGTSREQRETTNLELSRDQSYISTIARSAAPAIYIERIPNQ